In Aphanothece sacrum FPU1, a single window of DNA contains:
- a CDS encoding PHP domain-containing protein, producing the protein MIVSISTQSSAQDTQTLKRVWQTLHRESCPYDYNFHMHTLHSDGRLKPEELIQQAITIGLKGMAITDHHSLNGYRVAQKWIDDIGQTSPQTPLPHLWTGIEITSLLLDIEVHILGYGFDPNHPIIQPYLTGNSPKGTQALAEQVIKALHQAGGLTVLAHPCRYHRSAVELIPAIADLGIDGIETFYAYSNPKPWKASLKETEQMLTLSQFYGLFNTCGTDTHGVNLLQRI; encoded by the coding sequence ATGATTGTCTCAATCTCAACTCAGTCATCAGCACAAGATACCCAAACCCTGAAAAGGGTTTGGCAAACTCTCCATCGTGAGAGTTGTCCCTATGACTATAATTTTCATATGCATACCCTTCATTCTGATGGAAGACTTAAACCAGAGGAATTAATTCAACAAGCAATTACCATTGGACTTAAGGGCATGGCCATTACTGATCACCATTCCCTTAATGGCTATCGGGTAGCCCAAAAATGGATTGATGACATTGGCCAAACATCCCCCCAAACTCCTCTCCCTCATCTATGGACAGGGATAGAAATAACTTCTTTGTTACTAGATATAGAAGTTCATATTTTGGGTTACGGATTTGACCCCAATCATCCCATTATACAACCCTATCTCACCGGAAACTCTCCCAAAGGTACTCAAGCTTTGGCCGAGCAAGTGATTAAAGCTTTACATCAAGCCGGAGGTTTAACAGTACTAGCTCATCCCTGCCGTTATCATCGTTCTGCTGTTGAGTTAATCCCAGCGATCGCTGATTTAGGCATTGATGGAATCGAAACTTTCTATGCCTATAGTAATCCTAAGCCTTGGAAAGCTAGTCTCAAAGAAACTGAACAAATGTTGACCCTTAGCCAATTTTATGGGCTTTTTAATACCTGTGGAACGGATACCCATGGGGTCAATTTACTCCAACGAATTTAA